One part of the Streptococcus sp. oral taxon 431 genome encodes these proteins:
- a CDS encoding MIP/aquaporin family protein, translated as MKKFVAELIGTFMLVFIGTGAVVFGNGVEGLGHLGIALAFGLAIVVAAFSIGTVSGAHLNPAVSIAMFVNKRLSSSELVNYILGQVVGAFLASGSVLFLLANSGMSTASLGENALANGVTVFGGFLFETIATFLFVLVIMTVTSASKGNGAIAGFVIGLSLTALILAGLNITGLSVNPARSLAPAVLVGGVALQQVWIFILAPIVGGVLAALVAKNFLGTEE; from the coding sequence ATGAAAAAATTTGTTGCTGAATTAATTGGTACTTTTATGCTTGTGTTCATCGGAACAGGAGCTGTTGTTTTTGGAAATGGTGTTGAAGGTCTTGGACACCTTGGGATTGCTCTTGCTTTTGGTTTGGCAATCGTAGTCGCAGCCTTCTCAATCGGAACTGTTTCAGGTGCTCACTTGAACCCAGCTGTTTCTATCGCTATGTTTGTTAACAAACGTTTGTCATCTTCAGAGCTTGTAAACTACATCCTCGGACAAGTGGTTGGTGCTTTCCTTGCATCTGGATCTGTACTCTTCCTCTTGGCAAATTCAGGTATGTCAACTGCAAGTCTTGGTGAAAATGCCTTGGCAAACGGAGTAACTGTCTTTGGTGGTTTCTTGTTTGAAACAATCGCAACATTCTTGTTTGTTTTGGTCATCATGACTGTAACTTCAGCAAGCAAAGGGAATGGCGCAATTGCTGGTTTTGTGATTGGTTTGTCATTGACAGCTTTGATTCTAGCTGGCTTGAACATCACTGGACTTTCAGTAAACCCAGCTCGTAGCTTGGCTCCTGCTGTATTGGTAGGTGGTGTAGCTCTTCAACAAGTTTGGATTTTCATCCTTGCACCAATCGTTGGTGGAGTTCTTGCAGCTCTAGTTGCTAAAAACTTCCTTGGAACTGAAGAATAA
- a CDS encoding DUF2785 domain-containing protein has protein sequence MYPELKRKVVEAKPSYRQEEILWLLEHIGDPSPEIRDELVFTSLARGIQEELFTKEQFQLIAAMIVSDGGLDKEIDKAGASTLERSFRALIYANLLSADGNQQSLFYQVLKTDIRNTLLNQGLHYLEKEEDTTGFSTQYGWVHAFAHGADLLTEVVCHPDFPKNRVHEVFDILGQLFKRITVRFIDDEEWRLARVLYEPILQGKVDQATLTSWIKSLDFPIEETEDFYKFSNFRSCLLEVYVQLDQRNSLQADLKEVIQSFQY, from the coding sequence ATGTATCCAGAATTGAAAAGAAAAGTAGTAGAAGCAAAACCGAGCTATCGTCAAGAAGAAATCCTGTGGTTGCTTGAGCACATAGGGGATCCGAGTCCAGAGATTCGCGATGAATTGGTTTTTACCAGTCTGGCTAGAGGGATTCAAGAAGAGTTATTTACCAAGGAGCAATTTCAGTTGATTGCTGCTATGATTGTTTCTGATGGTGGCCTAGATAAAGAGATTGATAAGGCAGGAGCTTCAACGCTTGAACGTTCTTTTAGGGCACTTATTTATGCCAATCTCTTATCTGCCGATGGCAACCAACAGTCTCTTTTTTATCAAGTGCTTAAAACTGATATCAGAAATACGTTGCTCAATCAAGGGTTGCATTACCTTGAAAAAGAAGAGGATACGACAGGTTTTTCAACTCAATATGGTTGGGTGCATGCTTTTGCTCATGGGGCTGATCTTTTGACTGAAGTTGTTTGTCATCCAGACTTTCCTAAAAACAGAGTTCATGAAGTATTTGACATACTTGGCCAACTATTTAAAAGAATTACGGTTCGATTTATAGATGATGAGGAATGGCGCTTAGCCAGAGTTCTTTACGAACCTATTTTGCAAGGCAAGGTGGATCAAGCGACACTAACCTCTTGGATAAAGTCACTTGATTTCCCGATAGAAGAGACGGAAGATTTTTATAAATTTTCCAATTTTAGATCCTGTCTCTTAGAAGTCTATGTTCAACTCGACCAGAGAAATAGTTTACAAGCTGACTTGAAAGAAGTCATTCAATCTTTTCAATATTAG